The genomic interval CACTGAAGCCCTTGTAGTACATAAAACCGAGACTAACGCCAAGGAGGTTCATACCCATGTGGGCGCCATACTGGACGTTCTGGCCCAAAAGGCCTGGTGTTTTTGTATCCACATCAAACACAAACTCACCACCAGCACCGGCGAAAGCAGGAGCCAACGAAGCCATGGCTTCCAATGAAGGTGAATTGGCCTGAGAGGCCAAAAGCTCAGTGTTTTGAAATGCTACAAGGCCAGATTCAGGAATCACGCCCGTTCGAAATACAGGTACAGCCACGCCGCTGAGCGTGAACTCGTCGAAGAGAGTTCCGTTGTCACCTTCGATATACCAAGGCGCAGTCCACGTCAGAACAGCCATTTCATTGGCAACGCGGTCACCGAACTTAATCGGATCTTCAAGGTCCAATGCATTCACCGGGTTGGTTGGGTTGAACTGATCCGCGCTACCCCACTCTACAATCTGACGACCAAGTCGAAGGTCGAGCCCTTCAATCAGAAAATCGTAGAACTCAACATAAAGAGCATCGCTCTCCAGACGGTACCCATCGATAAGAGTACGATCTGTCAATTGCTCAAGATCCACAACCTGACTTCCGCCAAAGAAAACCAGCTTGAGGTCCGCGGTGGCTCCGGCAAAATCCGTGCTCCAATAACCGCGATAGCCCAGGGTATTTTCTAGCCGCTGAATCTTGTTCCAAATCTGGCCTTCCGCTTCATTGGGATGAGCCTTGCCTGGAATCCAAATGCGTAAATCGCTTTCCACATAACCAGCCGTTTCATCTTCTGCATGAGCCGGGCTCTGGGCAAGTAGACCCAAACCCAACAACGCCAAAACCGTGCTATGTAGAAACTTATTCTTTTTGATATTCAACATGAATCAAGTCCCCCGGATGAGCCAACGCTTCGTAAACGTCTTGTCCGAAATTGTTTTGTTGGTCGTCTGGTCGAGCACTTCAAGATCTGTAGAATGATTTCGAGTGAAATCAGTCATGGTTCCCTTGTAGTAAGTTGGGTAACCAGCGCTGTCCTTCTTTAGGTTTGAGCGAAGCTGCTGCTTCACTTTCACACCATCATCATCGAAATAAGTGAGGTCACGCGGTACGAGAACCGCCTTTTCCATAACCACTTCAATGCGTGAATACGGAACGTCGCTGCTCGCTTTACGGGTTAGAGTAAGCATAACCTCTTTATCGTTCTGGCTCTTAACCGCAGCATCAAAGTAAGGCGCGAAACGAAGCATCTTCAAATCGTCCATGCTAAAATCAGTGCCCTGAAAACCCTGCTTACGAGCATGAGCAGCAACCCGGCGTACCTTCTTGGACCCCGGTAGTTTCACATAGATTTCGCTTGAACTCTTTATAACAAGACCCATGCCTTTGAGGTCGGCAGGCTTCGAGAAACGAATCGCCGTTCGCTTACCATCTTTGGTCAACTGCTTGAGGATAATTTCTTTGCCCGCGTCGTCACCGCCTCGCAAAGTCATCTTCACATCACGGCTCACATCTGGCGCCGGATTGGCCCGGTCATCCGCTTCTTGCAAGAGAGCATTGCCGCCGAGCTTAACAAGTTCTTCAAAGGTTTTACCGGCGTAGGCGTTGGTGCCAAGCGCAAAAGTAAAAACAAGAGAAGTCAAAGTGAACAATGTAACCTTCATACGGTTCATGAGGTGGTACTCCCTGTTGAATGAATTGGCCCAAGCCACCTTAATAGCGCGGGCACGAGGATAAGTGTTGCAAATGCGCTTACCAGCATTGCAGCAGCAGTTAATAATCCTACATTGCGCATGGGCACGATATTCCCCAGTGCTAGCAACGCAAAACCAATCGCAACTTCGAGCGCATTAACAACAATGCCCCATCCGGTTGCTTTCATCGAGTCTTCAAGTGCAAGGTGGGTTTCATTGGCTGCAGGCGTTCCGTAATGCCAAATAAAATGCACAGCGTAATCAATACCGATACCAATCGCGATAGACGTCATCATAGACGTTCCAACATCCATCGGTATTCCACTCAGTCCCATAATTCCGAATGTAATCATCAGCGTAAAACCAGCCGGAACCGATGCAACAAACGCAACACTGAGCCTTCGAAAGAAGACCGCCAATGCCAAAAAGACAAGAACAGAGGAGATTGCTAAGCTCTGCTCCTGATTTTTCTGAACGCTTACGTTCATGCCTTCGTACACCAGCGGCGTGCCCGTCACATCGAGCTTCAGCGGTACTGTCGCCAAAATTCTATCGGCCGTCACCGCATACTTAGGTAAGGACGCAGTGTCATCACCCAACACACCCAGCACCCGCTTCAGCGCACTCCGAGCGCTCGGCGTTACTTTCCCGCCAGCAATGGCAACGATATCTTTCACGCGGCCACTGACTGCTCCGCCCTGAACCAGCGCCGACAGGTTGCCCGCGATGTAGAGCACACTTTCACGGAAGGCCTCTGGGTCCTCGCGGTCTTCGTCATCTGCGATTGCCCACAACACCTGATACAGCGCCTCAATATCCATCCCCGCGGTCAAGATGCCAGCGACTTCGGGAGCCACGGCCTGAAGCGTTGCTCCCTCACGCAGGTAAATCATCTCGTCGTTTATGATGTCTTTACCGAGTTGTTCGAGGACGGGCGCTAGCAGAACATCGGCTCCTGGTGCCTTGACTTCTTTCTGAAGTGCCGCAGATAAAGCGGCGTTACTCACACCTTGGATGCCGTCTTTTTCAAGCACGGACACGAGATGCGAAATCATCTCACGACGCTCAACTTCAGCTTCTGCGTCTGTCATCGTAGAGCGTGTTACACGCACTCTGTCTACTTGCCAGGAAGCACCTTCAACAGCCTCCAGGCGCTTTGCAAATGCCAATGCATCGGCGATATTTTCGTTTCGCACCTTCACGTGAATCAATGCATGTTCCCACTTGGGATCGACAATAAGTCTTAGATTGGGATCGCCTTCAGCCAACGCAGCAATAGCTCGCACAGTATCAGGATTCGCCGGCACGCGGCGCTCTCCAAACAAAGCTTCGCCCGCTAGCAACATAGCGTCCATAATAGATTGAGTATTGGTCACACCGGGCTGAGCAGCAGCGTATGTGGCGATTCGGTCAATTTCCATCAAGACCAACGGGTCTTTGATATCTCCCGTAACCTGAATCTGCATGTAGACGGAGCCACCGAGATGGTCCTCAAGAAAGTCTTCGGCCAGAACCGGTTCGCTGCCCTCCAAGAAGAAGTCACGCATCGTCATATGGGTTTTACCTTCGCCCATATAAACCCAAGAACCGCCCACCAAAATGCCAATCACAACCGCGGTTAACCATGGCTTTCGAATCACAAAGTTGGCACCGTCAATCATGCCCTTCAAGGCCCAAGCTGGGGTTCGTCCACCCTCACGAACGGGCAAAGGAAAGAGAACGCAAGCGGCGGGAACCACGACGAGTGCCAGAAACACAATCACAAGTGTTCCCACAAACATCCAAACACCAAACGAACGCATAGGCGCAATATCCATGGCCACGAAGGACAAGAATGCCAAAGCGCTGGTTAGACCGGCGATAAAGATTGGCGGACCCACCTCGCGAACCGCCTCGCGGACAGCAGTGAGCCGATCGACAGAACCTGAATCCAAGTGAGCGAAAACCCGCACCAGAATATGAATCGAATAAGCACTCCCCAATGCAAGCAAGAGCATCGGTAAACTTGAAGACACGAGCGTTAGCGGCTCGCCCACAAGCCCCATCAAACCTACTACCCATAGAATTCCAATCCCCACTGAAGAAAGAGCAATCAGCGCCCCCGTTAGGCTTCGAGCCGTGAGAATCAGGATAAAGATAATGGCACAACCAGAGATCAGCGAGAGACGCAGAATATCATCGCGGGTAGTGTGAACGATGTAGGAGCCAACAAAGGGTGCCCCGCCGTAGTGGATTTCTAAATCTGATTGATTCTTCGCTAAAAGCCCATCTGCGTGCTTGCGTATGGCGTCCGCCACATCTTTGCCGATGGTTCCTGGCTTGAGATAGCCAAGTACCAAAGCCGCTTTTCCGTCTTCCGAAATCATGGCGCCAACAACATGCTCCCGAGAGAGCACTCGCTTTCGCGCATCTTCCACAAAGACCTTCACTTCCGGCGAATCCACGGGTGGTATTTCGGGAATCAAGTCATTCACGACACTCACATCGTCAAGGCCATCGTCAGACTTTTGAACTTCGATATCTTGCAGCGCCATGAAGCTAGATGAGAACGAAACGCCTTCCACCGTGGTCAGGGTTTCTGTGAGTTCACGAAGCTCTCTGAGTCGTCTTGGGGTAAATAGGTCTTCATTGGCAGGTGCCTGCACACCAAGCATGGCGATATTGAGGCCCTGAAAGCGCTCACCTATTTCTTGAAACTGGCTAACCTGCGGCGAATCTTCCGGGAGAAACTTGAGGATATCGTCGTCGTATTCAACTTGCCCGAGTGAGGGCAGTAAGATGACCGTGAGTCCCAGGATGATACCGAGCGAACTACGGCAGTGCTCACCGGCAAACCCTCCGATCAGCAGTGCCAATCTCGTAAAAATGCTCTCCTGGCCCTTTTGTTCACGCATCGTTTTTACAGCTCCCCCAGGTGTACGAACGCCGGTCCCTCCATGCTTCTTCTTTACCAAAAAAACACGGGAGATCAGGTAGATAGAAAGCTGCTCGGCTCATGTCAAGCAAGCCCGTCGAAGCGATTTTCAGGCTGACATTTCCTTACCGGTTGCCACCGCCCCGCACTACCACCTTTGGGCCCTCCCAAAGGGGCACAAACCTGATTTTGAATGCCTAACGGCTCATCGAGAAGTCGTCTACGCAAGACATCCAGCTCTCAACAACTATCCAACATTCTCGGTGGGATGCTGAAGACCATGAGCAATTTCAAGATGTTCCGCGATTTTATTGGCCAACTGCTCTGCCATGGGTTCCAACATTGGAGTGATCATAGCGTTGACCATGGGTGCCATCGGGCCCTCGGCCTCCATAGCCAGCTCAAAAGTGAGCTTTGATCGGCCCCCGCCACCTGAGCCCGGCGCAGCCCGTGCTATCTGCTGAGCTCCAAGCGACTTTTTCACCAAAAAGCCAACGATCTTACTCCAAAATCGAGCGAAAAATCCCGGTCTTTGTTGCGTCACCAAAGAAACATCTTCGGCTTCATCGCTTCCAAGCTCAACCACTGTGACAATGCCCGAGCCCTTAACTGGCTCATTGATACCCGTTAACGAGAAGGCGACCTTCTTTGGGCCATTCCATTCGGTAATACTCACCTGAAACTTTGCGATCCGGCTCATGGCACCCACGTCACTGCGCAGTGTCCACATAGACTCGGTCTCGGTCTGCTTCTCATGAGTCTGGTAGCCGAGCATGAAGGGAGCCCAATTGTCCATTTCTTGAACAAACTCCCAAATCGCAGCCGGCAATAAGCTCATCTCTGTTGAATATGCTACCGACGGCATTCTAAACCACCCCTGCTGCATGACGGCCGGCCACATAGCCCCATGTCATCCCGCGTAGGTTTGCAATACCACTTTGGTAACCTGCCCCCGTATCGATCACAGCAGCGGAATTACCAACAGCATAGAGCCCCTCGATAACCTGACCCCGAGTGTGAACAACTTGGGCATGCTCATTGGTCTTCAGGCCAACCGCATTTACTCCAGCTCCAACCGGAGTCAGCCTCATCCCGTAATAGGGAGGTTTATTAAGAGGTCCCAAATTAGGATTCTTTCGGTTCTTGTCGCCAATCATCATATTGGCCCACGGGTAGCGGCCACGTTTGAAGTCGGGGTCGACCCCATCCTCTGCGTGTTTATTAAAATGAGAAACTGTTTCTACAAAAGTTTCAGCATCTACTCCAAGTTTGGTCGCAAGTTCTTCGAGAGTCTCTGCTTGAACTGCAAGCTCCTCCGGAACCGGCTGGCCTGGCATATAAGTCGCCAACGGGTACTTATCTCTAAAGTTCTGATCGAAGATTAAAAAAGGAGGAAAGTTTGGCTGGCTTTGCTCACAGCCATCCCATTGACGGGTACGTGGCAAATAATCTCGGTAGAAAGACTCATCACAAAACCGCTCGCCCTTTTTGTTGACCCAGATAGCATGGGGGTAACCACCCTCCCACGATGCCCGCCATAAGGGCTTCCCATCGTGCTCTTCTCCTGGAATATGAAAACCAAAGAACATTGCTAAGTTAAACGAAGGGACACCTGCATGCCCTGCGCCGGCATCTGAGCCAAGCCGAATGTTGTCGCCGTCAATATGCGGCAAACACATGCTTTGCCACTCCGGAAGATGCTCGAAATATTTAGCAAGCTCTTGATTCCAATCGTATCCGCCAATACCCAGAATAACGCCGTCTTTAGCGCCCACATAAAAGTCTTCACCTTCTTTAGAAGCTTTCACACCAATCACTCGGCCCCCTTCAACCACCAATTCCACTGCCGGGCAGTTCAGGTAGGCAGGAATACCTCTTTCGAGCATCGCCGCTTTCACGAAATAGGCCATCATCCCTGGGCCAAATCCACGCTGATCGGCCATGATTCGGCTGCCCATGAGATTAAAGTCCCAAAGTAAGATGTTTGATAGGCCTCCCCATGAGAAGAGTTCGTCATGGGTAATCCCAAGTGGCATATGAGGAGATGAGTAAACTTTCTGCTGCCATTCACCGAGTTCTTTGCCGTCGAACATCTCAACTTCTAAATATCGGCCGTGGGGCAATGTTCCTGGTGCGTGTGGGTGATGATAGTCTGGGAAGTTCTTAATGATCTTCCACTTCAAGCCTGCATTCTCTTCGAAGTACTCCGCCGCCTGAGGCCCCACTTCTAATAGCTTACGCAGCAGCTCTTTATCGTTGTATCCACCCGACAAGAACTGAAAGTAAGGCTGTCCACCACCCTCGGCTTCTGCGACACCTTCTTCACGCATCTTGTGATTCCCCGGAACGAACACTTCACCGCCCGAATAAGCACATACACCGCCGAGTTTGGGAGCTTTTTCCAGAACTGCGACCTTTTTGCCGGCATCATGCGCCACAATCGCAGAGCTAAGTCCACCAAGGCCCGAACCCACCGAAAGTACATCGACTTCTAAATCCCATTGAGCTGGTCTGCTTGCCATGTCTTCCTCCCAAATGGGCTCGAATAAGAGCCCCTAGAACATGTTTCACCGTACTTGCGGACCGCCCTTAACGCAACCGAAAGGAGGACCCTGAAATATGTCTTTTTGTAACCATGTCGAAGGACTCTTGCGCACGTCTTGAAACATGTTCTAGTTTGCATCTTAGGGACACCTCAGGAGCGAAACATGCCAGATGCAAAACAAGTAAAGACTGCCCTTCAAGGATATATTGATGGCTGGAAAAATGCCGACCGCGAGGCTTGGCTTGCCCTCTTCGCCAAGGATGCAGTTCTGATAGATCCAGTGGGCGCGGAACCCAATACCGGCCTAGAAGCCATCGCGGCATTTTGGGACCGTATCCATGAACTTCCGATGAGCTACGAGCCCGTGGTGCACCGTATCGTTGCTTGCGGTGATGAAGGCCTCTTGGTCTTTAAGATGATTTCCCGCCCCGAAGGCAGCAACGGCGGCATGACCATGGAAATCGTGGACACCTTCACCATTAATGACGACGGCAAGATTACCCAGCTTAAAGCGTATTGGGACAATGGCTGTATGGGCATGCTTAACTAAACCACTCGAAAAACAGGATAGAACAATGGCAGAATTAGGATTTTGGAACGTAGCTCAAAAACACCCCGACCGACTCGCACTCGTCACACCAGACGAAGAGCAGTTAACATTTGGGCAACTGCTGAGCTCTTGTAATCAACTGGTCCACGGCATGCGTGCGATGGGGCTTAAAAAAGGCGACACCATTGCAACCGTGCTCGATAACGAAGCACCGGTCCTCGAAATATTCCTAGCCGCCGCTCAAGCCGGTATCTACGTGGTACCTATCAACTATCACCTCGTTGCCCCTGAGATTGCCTATATTGCAGAAGACTCTGAGGCTAAAATCTTCATCTGTAATGAAAACTTTGCAGACACCTGCCATGAAGCTCTCGAGACGTTTGGCTTTCCGAAAGAAGGACGCTTCACGACCGGCAGCGACCCACGCTTCAAAGCTCTGTCTACGCTCAAGGATGGCCAGCCTGACACACTTCCCGACGACCGGGCTCCCGGCACTGTGATGAATTATACTTCAGGTACCACCGGACGGCCCAAAGGTGTACGACGACCAATTCCATCCATCGATCCTGATACGATGGGTGAACAACTTGGTATGTTCCTGATGCTCTTTGGTATGCAGGCGATAGACGGCGTCCATCTCTGTGGCTCCCCTCTTTATCACACAGCGGTACTAAACTTCTCAACCTACAGTCTCCATATGGGACATACAGTCGTCATCATGGGCAAATGGCAACCAGAGGACCATTTACGGCTTAGCGAAACCTACAAAGTAACGCACAGCCATATGGTACCGACCCAATTTCATCGGCTGCTCGGCTTACCGGATGCCATCAAAACAAAATACGACCTTTCCAGTTACCGGCATATGATTCATAGCGCCGCACCATGTCCTGTAGAAACGAAGAAAAAGATGCTCGACTGGTGGGGGCCGTGTGTTTACGAATATTACGCAGCATCTGAAGGCGGCGGCACACTCGTTACGCCAGAGCAATGGTTGAAAAAACCAGGAAGCGTTGGCACTCCATGGCCTATCTCGCAAATCCGTGTTCTCGACGATGAAGGTGAGCCCTGTAAACCCGGAGATATAGGCACGGTCTTTATTCGAATGGGCGATATGACCTTCGAATATCATGGCGACAAAGATAAAACGAAAAAGGCGTGGAGCGATGGCTTTTTCACCGTAGGTGATGCCGGCTATTTAGACGAAGATGGCTTTCTCTTCCTCTGCGATCGAAAGGCCGACATGATCATCAGCGGAGGAGTTAACATCTATCCCGCAGAAATTGAGGCAGTCTTGTTTCAATTCCCACAAGTTGCTGATGTTGCGGTCTTTGGAGTTCCCCATGAGGAATGGGGAGAACAAGTAAAAGCCGTCATTGAGATGGATGCTAACGATGCTCAGAATCAAGAGCTGGCTGATACTATTTTATCCTTCTGCCAAAAAAATCTAGCGAAGTATAAATGCCCCAAAAGCGTGGATTTCATAGAAAATATGCCGCGTGATCCAAACGGCAAACTCATGAAGCGAAAGCTTCGAGACCCCTACTGGGAAGGCCGCGAGCGAATGATTTAAGATTGATGGATGTGATGCGAACCGGAGGCCCCTCTTAACCGAGGGGCACACCTTCAGGCTCTAGCATCCTTTGAAATTGGGCTTGCGCTTCTCTGCAAAGGCCTTCGGCCCTTCTCTCGCGTCCTCGCTTTTAAAGACAATTTCAGAACCAATTTTTAGACCATTTTGCAACGAGTCTTGCTCGCTCATTTGGAGGCCTTCTTTAGCTGCCTTTTTAATAGCCTGAACCGCTAGAGGGCCGTTGGCCGCTATCTTCGAGGCGAGTTTCTTCGCCTTTGCCAATGCTTCCCCTTTTGGAACAACGTGCCCAACAAGCCCCATCGATAGAGCTTCCTGCGCACTCAACATTCGGCCCGTTAGCAAAACATCCATGGCCATCGTGTAAGGGATCTGCCGCGGTAACCGGGTGGTTGATCCACCAAGAGGAAACAAACCCCATTTCGGTTCAGTTAAACCGAGCGTTGCCCCTTCGGCAGCGACTCGAATATCCGTGGCCTGAATGATTTCGGTACCACCACCGACCGCCACACCTTCAATCGCTGCGATCAGAGGCTTTTTCAGGTCGTAATGTCGTAGAAGGGCTTTCCAATGAAGATCTGGGTCTGCCTTGAATTTCGCATGCCACGGATTATCTTCCTGATTACCGTGCATCATTTTTAAGTCGGCACCCGAGCAGAAGTTACCGCCAGCTCCTGTAAGAATCACACAGCGAACTTCCGGGTCATTGTCTAACTGTTGCCACGCATCCCACATCCGGCAAAGCATCTCTAAGTCAAATGCGTTCACCGCCTCGGGGCGGTTCAGGGTTACGGTCGCTACATGACCATCTTGTTCGATTAGCAGTGTTGGATCGGCTGACATGGTATACTCACCTTTTGTACCTACATAGACATGGGCGCAAAGCCCCTGCCCT from Deltaproteobacteria bacterium carries:
- a CDS encoding outer membrane lipoprotein-sorting protein, whose translation is MNRMKVTLFTLTSLVFTFALGTNAYAGKTFEELVKLGGNALLQEADDRANPAPDVSRDVKMTLRGGDDAGKEIILKQLTKDGKRTAIRFSKPADLKGMGLVIKSSSEIYVKLPGSKKVRRVAAHARKQGFQGTDFSMDDLKMLRFAPYFDAAVKSQNDKEVMLTLTRKASSDVPYSRIEVVMEKAVLVPRDLTYFDDDGVKVKQQLRSNLKKDSAGYPTYYKGTMTDFTRNHSTDLEVLDQTTNKTISDKTFTKRWLIRGT
- a CDS encoding MMPL family transporter — translated: MREQKGQESIFTRLALLIGGFAGEHCRSSLGIILGLTVILLPSLGQVEYDDDILKFLPEDSPQVSQFQEIGERFQGLNIAMLGVQAPANEDLFTPRRLRELRELTETLTTVEGVSFSSSFMALQDIEVQKSDDGLDDVSVVNDLIPEIPPVDSPEVKVFVEDARKRVLSREHVVGAMISEDGKAALVLGYLKPGTIGKDVADAIRKHADGLLAKNQSDLEIHYGGAPFVGSYIVHTTRDDILRLSLISGCAIIFILILTARSLTGALIALSSVGIGILWVVGLMGLVGEPLTLVSSSLPMLLLALGSAYSIHILVRVFAHLDSGSVDRLTAVREAVREVGPPIFIAGLTSALAFLSFVAMDIAPMRSFGVWMFVGTLVIVFLALVVVPAACVLFPLPVREGGRTPAWALKGMIDGANFVIRKPWLTAVVIGILVGGSWVYMGEGKTHMTMRDFFLEGSEPVLAEDFLEDHLGGSVYMQIQVTGDIKDPLVLMEIDRIATYAAAQPGVTNTQSIMDAMLLAGEALFGERRVPANPDTVRAIAALAEGDPNLRLIVDPKWEHALIHVKVRNENIADALAFAKRLEAVEGASWQVDRVRVTRSTMTDAEAEVERREMISHLVSVLEKDGIQGVSNAALSAALQKEVKAPGADVLLAPVLEQLGKDIINDEMIYLREGATLQAVAPEVAGILTAGMDIEALYQVLWAIADDEDREDPEAFRESVLYIAGNLSALVQGGAVSGRVKDIVAIAGGKVTPSARSALKRVLGVLGDDTASLPKYAVTADRILATVPLKLDVTGTPLVYEGMNVSVQKNQEQSLAISSVLVFLALAVFFRRLSVAFVASVPAGFTLMITFGIMGLSGIPMDVGTSMMTSIAIGIGIDYAVHFIWHYGTPAANETHLALEDSMKATGWGIVVNALEVAIGFALLALGNIVPMRNVGLLTAAAMLVSAFATLILVPALLRWLGPIHSTGSTTS
- a CDS encoding SRPBCC family protein; its protein translation is MPSVAYSTEMSLLPAAIWEFVQEMDNWAPFMLGYQTHEKQTETESMWTLRSDVGAMSRIAKFQVSITEWNGPKKVAFSLTGINEPVKGSGIVTVVELGSDEAEDVSLVTQQRPGFFARFWSKIVGFLVKKSLGAQQIARAAPGSGGGGRSKLTFELAMEAEGPMAPMVNAMITPMLEPMAEQLANKIAEHLEIAHGLQHPTENVG
- a CDS encoding FAD-binding protein, yielding MASRPAQWDLEVDVLSVGSGLGGLSSAIVAHDAGKKVAVLEKAPKLGGVCAYSGGEVFVPGNHKMREEGVAEAEGGGQPYFQFLSGGYNDKELLRKLLEVGPQAAEYFEENAGLKWKIIKNFPDYHHPHAPGTLPHGRYLEVEMFDGKELGEWQQKVYSSPHMPLGITHDELFSWGGLSNILLWDFNLMGSRIMADQRGFGPGMMAYFVKAAMLERGIPAYLNCPAVELVVEGGRVIGVKASKEGEDFYVGAKDGVILGIGGYDWNQELAKYFEHLPEWQSMCLPHIDGDNIRLGSDAGAGHAGVPSFNLAMFFGFHIPGEEHDGKPLWRASWEGGYPHAIWVNKKGERFCDESFYRDYLPRTRQWDGCEQSQPNFPPFLIFDQNFRDKYPLATYMPGQPVPEELAVQAETLEELATKLGVDAETFVETVSHFNKHAEDGVDPDFKRGRYPWANMMIGDKNRKNPNLGPLNKPPYYGMRLTPVGAGVNAVGLKTNEHAQVVHTRGQVIEGLYAVGNSAAVIDTGAGYQSGIANLRGMTWGYVAGRHAAGVV
- a CDS encoding SnoaL-like domain-containing protein, producing the protein MPDAKQVKTALQGYIDGWKNADREAWLALFAKDAVLIDPVGAEPNTGLEAIAAFWDRIHELPMSYEPVVHRIVACGDEGLLVFKMISRPEGSNGGMTMEIVDTFTINDDGKITQLKAYWDNGCMGMLN
- a CDS encoding acyl-CoA synthetase, with amino-acid sequence MAELGFWNVAQKHPDRLALVTPDEEQLTFGQLLSSCNQLVHGMRAMGLKKGDTIATVLDNEAPVLEIFLAAAQAGIYVVPINYHLVAPEIAYIAEDSEAKIFICNENFADTCHEALETFGFPKEGRFTTGSDPRFKALSTLKDGQPDTLPDDRAPGTVMNYTSGTTGRPKGVRRPIPSIDPDTMGEQLGMFLMLFGMQAIDGVHLCGSPLYHTAVLNFSTYSLHMGHTVVIMGKWQPEDHLRLSETYKVTHSHMVPTQFHRLLGLPDAIKTKYDLSSYRHMIHSAAPCPVETKKKMLDWWGPCVYEYYAASEGGGTLVTPEQWLKKPGSVGTPWPISQIRVLDDEGEPCKPGDIGTVFIRMGDMTFEYHGDKDKTKKAWSDGFFTVGDAGYLDEDGFLFLCDRKADMIISGGVNIYPAEIEAVLFQFPQVADVAVFGVPHEEWGEQVKAVIEMDANDAQNQELADTILSFCQKNLAKYKCPKSVDFIENMPRDPNGKLMKRKLRDPYWEGRERMI
- a CDS encoding crotonase/enoyl-CoA hydratase family protein, which gives rise to MSADPTLLIEQDGHVATVTLNRPEAVNAFDLEMLCRMWDAWQQLDNDPEVRCVILTGAGGNFCSGADLKMMHGNQEDNPWHAKFKADPDLHWKALLRHYDLKKPLIAAIEGVAVGGGTEIIQATDIRVAAEGATLGLTEPKWGLFPLGGSTTRLPRQIPYTMAMDVLLTGRMLSAQEALSMGLVGHVVPKGEALAKAKKLASKIAANGPLAVQAIKKAAKEGLQMSEQDSLQNGLKIGSEIVFKSEDAREGPKAFAEKRKPNFKGC